The nucleotide sequence AGAAGCAGCTTCCGTTTACCTCTCGAGCTTGACTATCGATGTTAAGACGACGATAGACATAAAATAATGGATTTCTTCCATAATCACTCTGTGacgatttattaaaaattttatctatctatcttcggaatatttttattaataatctaagctatttcaatttgtttatttaataatgtttttaataaaattttcagcgGAGGTCTCGGCGGTTTTGGAGGTGGCGGATATGGCGGTGGTGGATATGGCGGTGGTTACAAAAGCTACGGTGGTGGTGGTGGATGGGGAGGATCTGGATACGGAGGAGGCTGGGGAGGATCCGGATATGGAGGCGGATGGAGTGGATACGGCGGTGGACATGGCGGTGGATATGGTGGTGGATATGGTGGTGGATACGGTGGTGGACACAGCGCCAAGACCATTGTAGTCCATGTTCAGCCAAGCTACAGTAGTTATGGCGGTGGTCACGGAGGATACGGTGGTGGTGGCTACAGTGGTGGATACGGAAGTGGATGGACCGGTGGTCATGGTGGCGGATGGAATAGCTACGGTAGCGGCTACGGCGGCGGATATGGAGGCGGTTATGGTAGCGGATGGAATACCGGTGGATATGGTAGTGGATGGAACACCGGTGGATGGAGTGGTTCCGGAAGCGGCTGGGGTGGTTCCGGAAGCGGCTGGAGTTCCTGGTAATGACTCACCATCGCAACTTATTTATTAAGTACAACACAAATAAACAATCAAGAGCCAGTAATAGATCTTGATATCTTGATCTTAAGACACTACTGTACAAACTGCCATTTTGTATAAAATCAAAACacagaacttttttttgtaaaataaagtcTACATCGAAGAGCTTAAAAGACACAGAACAAATTGTAAATTTATCGATCAATACTGGGATTTCCTGAAGTAGAAGCCTGTAGAACTTATATCAGAATGAGGTATGACAGGTAAGGTTCAATTATGTCGCATCATTTTCACATTCGATAGGTCTATTAAATTGTGATACTACCTTACACTTCATGTGTCACTCCATAAGTGGAATCTTGttcaaaccatggcaaattcaGTGAAATGTGAGTGTTTGTTCATTTACATAATATCATAGTTTGTTAGCTTCAAATGTCTTGTATATCTTGTTGGTGTCTCAAAATCCGATAAAAGGGGATGTTGGGGTATGGGTGTAAAATCTTGTGAGAGGCGTTTCCAAatctattttcgaaataaattctCATCGTGTTTCCTCTGGTAGTTCTACTCAATCAGATTCCAAGATGGGTTGTGGGCACCCCTTTTTGGCCCAATCTAAGCCACATGAGAGATATTTATCTAAGTGGGGCCTTCATGTAGTGCTCCTTTTGTGTATCGATTTTGGGCTGGGAAAAGTGAACCACTTTGTCTTCGACATTCATCATAAATAATATTATGTTAGTCATGAGCCTCCATCCTTGGGTGGATTTGTCGACGTTTTGCCCAAAGTTTTGGCATCTCGTAAAATTTAACGTAATTGGAATATAAAGTTTGTCGTCATATGTGAGTGGGGTATGGTTTTCGTGGTGCAGCATCTTCATACATATATATCGTACTCTTTGGATGCGACGAGCCAGAAGTGGGTGTATTAAAAATGAAGATAGGATACCACATGCTAGAAGAAGTGGTGCATTCAACATACCCAGAAGGAATCTCCTCAATTTCATAACAAAATATCCTTGCATTTATTGCCATGAAATGCAATCTGAGCTGTATATCAtgtgataataaattttatgatttatgcATTTTGCTATAATTTGCACAATGTGATGCACGTTGAATGTGATCCTCGTGCCAATCCAAAATTTATTCCCTTAATGGCATTTCCATGATGTCTCGCTCATCCATCATGATTGATTGATTGGTTCGTGCAGTAATTTGTTTCACTTCACCAgcataaaatatccattttaatTATAACACTTTTCGCAGATGAACTCACTTTCCTTTACCACGCATCTAACAATGGCAATCATTATTCATCGAATGATAGGGATGATGAGGTAGCTTGGGAAAAAAGCGCATATTCCAGGGAGAGCATAATTAATTAACCCCACCAAGGAAAATTGATTTATGCAGATCTCATAAATAACCTTTCAACTGCAACATGGTTAAAGCATATCGAAGCTTTCTCTAGTACgttccctcttttttttttgcttttatatTATTTACCATAAAAGAATCTACCCGTTCATAGACAATCGATTGAACTTTCATTTGAAAGCTATTTAgctcaaaaaatcatttatgaaATTATGCATGTTTATTAATAAAAGATGCACTTCTGGCAGCATGCATTATTTAAACGAAATTTTTAGTATGAGccttttagagcaaattttattttcaaataattttatgacTTGCAATAcaacttgatattttttttactgaatagaAAAAAACATGGAAATGATTTGCGAAATAGCATTTTACTTTGTGGAATTTTATGACAGGATTTGTTAGTTTCCTTCTAAACAGCTTTTTTTACAGATGCTATAAACCAAAATAAACTTTTAGTATCCACAAGTGTAATTTAAAAGCCTTTCCCACAGTTTGAtactattttactgctcgaaaacTCGCAATCAAGAGAGagaaaagtttatttatttatttattttttagttttaaggATCAAATTTTGGAAGCTTCGAGCTTTTTGTTGTCACGTTGTTTATCCGCTCGTCCGATCAACTGTTACCAGGGCTataggtcaaacggttagagatagaaactTGGGATCTTCGAGGAACccctcataagtcgacccaaagtCCGTTAACAGGCCCTACATTTTTCTCTCATCCCTCCCTTTGTTTCCAAAAAGTATGTTTTATAAGTTATCTCGGCCGATATATCGTCGATGTAGGGAGGATACCCTGAATCCCCTGAATGATGCCACTATCCCATTTGATGCCACCTTGAATAAAAgggtattttttcaatattacaatattttcgaaatacGAAATATATGCAACAATCACTATtgtaatatatttcaaaattcgaaaatatcgtAATATTGAACAAATACACTTTTATTCAAGGTGGCATCAAATGGCGCAGTGATATCATTCGGGGTATCCACCGTACCAAAATGCCATTGAATCATTCCGAATACAAAGCATCccaggattatgcacattttcgggacttAAAAACTGCGCAAAATGGCTTTATTCATCCAGAAAATCATCCCGCAGGGGATTTCTTTCGAATAAATCGATCATAGAACTAATTCCGTCCGAAGTTTAGTCAGAACAAAAAGATTTAACTGTTCTAAAGGCATGCATTATGAATAATACTTTTTGTCCTCAGgtcttcaataaattattaaaatatttaaagaaatactGAAACATAATGGAGTGCCCTCCACGATCGAGATTCCTCACAACTTCACGGTTGAGATCGACTGAGGAATCGATTCGTACGATTCGTATGAACCTTCGGGATAATCCATCAGACGTTCACTATTCCATCGATTCCATCTATCGGTGATATAGTACCCTCTGAAGTCaaccgttatagcacccctcagagtcaccaactgaacagtgattggtaccaatcctctaggctcaacagtcctactacaaaaatgttttcaaactGTGTAATCAAAATGGATAACTGTGTATATGTATAATCCCGACAGATGCATAATCCCGGAAACCCttaaaacgatttttcaaggtcaaaagtcaaaatGACTATAGATAAAGCATTGCGCAACCAAaacggtcttggaatttctgacaaatatGAACAGGTTTCAATTGGTTATAAACCCAATAACTAACTTAAATTCGAAGATATATGAACtgattcaaatcgattgtgaaccggtaaacgattagggtaagtgtgccaaatttcggcatagttgcatgcaagcgctaaaTTCTCaggtttgaaatttaatatttttaatgcaaattaattgttttattgcttccccttaaggagtgttgcttggaaccttgtaaacagtttatcgtctttatttactctgaatcgttcttaatacattttaaaatgaagaaaattgtagacatagctttggtgccctatttcggccaccttcattctcatagttctttgcctttcgggaattcttccaatgtctttttcacgtcatctcgattctcaaagctacattttttgttattcttttacattatataatctctagagtacgtaaaaactaaaaattcatagaaattcgaggaacaaaaagatggccggaattgcaagctgaccggaatttggtacacttatccTAATGATTCGAAATCGAACGTGTTTTTAAGATATTGCTCTGAAGTCATAAGTtagagcatttcgcaaagcatgagtcgctttgccacctcttttcacttttttaataaattctagaTTGTGCAATTCGCaaacttttaaagtttttcagataaTTTTCTCTCATATTAAATATGCAGCCTCCAAAAATAACATGCAATCAAAAAAATAACACACCAATTTCgtttttaaatgatattttttgaatgattttttttaatactgaaCAAAGTACAGAAAATATTCAGATAAATATTGATTGCCCAATTACGTACTATGATAAGTCGGCttacgatattttttatttgccaTCATTTTAATCAGGGAGATGTTCGTTCTGACTATAatcaaactttgaaaaaaatcatgaacTGTTCGGGTAACGAAATGGTCAGTTGTTAAAAATTgtcattaaaaaaatggaaattgtgAAGCTGTAAAATATCAAAGATAGAAAAGTTAGTACCTGTTTAtaaactattttaattttttactgattcatATGGATTTATTTACTGGATTTGTTTTTTGTATTATCCTAACATTAcgaataaatatttgtaaaagatcaAAATTGTCCTCCAAATGACGAATAGTGTTAGTTAACAACGTACAACTTTTTCCGAAATTGCTGTTATTGTCTTACTGAATTCTTAAGTAATATCGTCAATCCCCCAAGGAACTCACAccatttagatataattttacaaaatatttttttttctctttagatACCTAAAACATACATCTCTTGCAAGAGATCTAAACAATTCTTCCTTGGTATGCGGGCATGATATCAGtgaaaaactttttataatCAAAAAGGTAATtcaaaagataataaaaaaaaactgttaaaaaatattattaaaaaattattctcaatTCTTTTTGTGATAAATCTATTAGTCatagcaaaaattattttaaaatgatcatATCTCACAATGATTCTATATTAATAAGACCACATTCTGCAAGTATTTGTTTCAAATCTACGGAGAATCTAAATcgatttttaatgcattttaaatattcttgagcttaaaattttctttagaagaaTATGTTTCAGTATCCCTGAGTATTTTTCCAGGCTTTAACATTATTATTTGTTGACTTTTATCATATTTGCCTCATAGAATTGAACCTGagaatgagaaaaataaataaggaGAACTATATTTGCGAAACTTATAAAACTTCTCTCGGCTTATAGTTTGAGAGAAAACTTCGCTATCGATATTTTTAGAATATGCAAAACTATGCCGTGTATGTCATTTTTCAATTGGCGTTTTGCTTGCAGAAGATTTataaatgcttctaattttacTCTTTTACTGGTTTCAttttaaatgtctttttctttttttttgggaaaatttgtcTCTTGCACGTTTTACAGCTCCGGGATAAATCTTGTTGTCCATTGGATTAGTAGATGGGCGGCAATATTTGAAATCAAACTGCTGAGTTGTTTCTAACAAAGTCCTTAGGAATAAGAAGTTGTGCTAGAGCTTGAGAAAAGTTTTCTCAGAGATTTTAGGATTTGTGGCAACCTCACACTTTTCATCCTCTCATCTTGCTCAAATAAGCATCAAAAAGGAAAGGCATGAGTGCGGAAAAGTGTGTGCTTAGGGGAAACATTTCCCAGCAAATCGATACACAATATgtgattttctatttgtatacCATTTGATTCGATAATGCTGGTAGTGAAACCATAAATTCTGATAAATATCTGCATTTGGGGTCTGTGGATGAAAAGCTCTCACCAGCATATTGATTATCTCTGAAAGTTTAGTGATTGGAATTTCGCGAGTGAATATTTGCTCAATCTACCCCCAAAATGCAGATCACACACtgttaaaagtaattttgataatttcggCTAGGCTTCATTAAACATTCCATTAAAGTGGATGCGTTTTGCGCCACTTTGGGCAAAATTTTGGTCAGACATTTCCGCATAAGACCCATAACAATTCTCCAGAGCCTTATAATTTCTTACATTTTCGCCACTTGTGTTGGGGCATTCTATTCTTTCAGCAACATTATTCTGCTCCAGAAAGAAAGagaacaagattttttttctacttccaAGCACAAAAAAGCTCTATAATTCAACTTATTTCAACGCTGAGAAACATCTTGCCATATATTTTTTGCCACCACTCATATACTTACACACCCCAAGAAACCATCCCCGAAAAATCCTCTGGAATGAGTATGAGAAAAGTGTAGGAAGATTTTCAAGTGCTGAAGGAAATTTTCTCTGGTAGTGACATAGTCAGGAAGTTACTTTTTCGCCAAGAGATGGAAAAGCAAGAGATTGTGCGGAAGATGAAGGCAGGAAAGAAGAATATGAAAATGACACATGAAGCAAATTGTCTGTGTGTGGCTCAAGTACTAGCAATTCAATGATGGCgtattatttaaaatacaaaattgtcTTAAGGCGTtcctttcactttttttttgcccatTGCGTATACTTGACAGCTTTTCCGCCCCgcaacaattttcacattgaaCGCCCCAGGACGAAGAAGTGGATAGAAATATATGGTGTATATGTATTCCCACAGAACACATTCACACGATTTCCTGCCAGAAATTGGACCAAAAGAACAGGAGGAGGGAAAAATAAATGTATGGAGATTTTCCATTGTGTAGTCCTCAATAAATGTACAATGCAAACGAACAATATTATTCGCAGGATTAATGTATCACATACGCGAAATATTACaatgaaaacaatttttgatacATCAAGGAAGCTCCACCACTAAATTATTGCAAGCACGCCCCTTAAAGAAATTATAATTAACAAAAGTTTacgattttaagaaattaaagcatttaatccatatgactaagccttaggtcttaaGCCCGAATAAGCTTCAGCTAAGGATCGGTGaataccatccttaagtgctagattTAAAGAACAGCTGAAAAACAGCATTGAGACGAGTCACCATATTTACGGCaacaaaagtatttttaagatgtgatttatttattaaataaaagcaaataaaagcatagaagcttaaatcaacaatagggaaaaccggaagtcgtcgggaagagataatcactcagagaaacacatcaactatcttcaGAGCtgtcggctcggtctccaagccttcatcagtggtcaagtcttgcaatctttctctgagactcgttcagggttttggtcaggattacaccaGGGCATAAAAGGGAATGGGGGTTATGCTAACTGCTGTGCTAACAAAGAGAAATTCCCAGCAAGACACAAGATGAAGAATAAGATCCGAAAATTGTGCCAagtattacaaaaatttgtaaaatacagTGTAAGAAGAAAAGTGCCCCTATTTCCCTTTTATGCCCTGGTGTAATCCCGACCAAAGctctgaacgagtctcagagaaagattgcaagacttgaccactgatgaaggcttggagaccgagccgaaagctctgaacATAGGTGATGtatttccctgagtgattatctcttcccgacgacttctggttttccctattgtttattgcaattaacgtcggcttataCCCAAAATAGAAACttaaactaaattcaatttctgAACAGAATTCTTTACTAGGAAATTCATTTCACAGAATTTTTTGCACCGATTGGAAGAACTTCAAAACAGCAAACTGACTAAACcaagaattaaaaatagaatGAACTTAAATTCatgaattaaatgaaatttcattCTTTTTCTCATCAAATCATTTtgagattttacaaaaaagttTAGAAAAACATCCGAAGATGACTGGCAAGTGAAATGAACTTTCTAATGAAGAATTTAATGCAGAACTTGACTTTAGGGATGAATGGCATATATCGAAGACATGGAACCATTCACTTTTGAATATAATCACAAAATGAATCTTCTGCTTCGTATCTTCTTCCAAATCCAAATAAACagatttaaattatcattcaattaatatttattcaGGAGAAtcaaatggtcaaaaaaaattgaattacaaTACTTTTTAATggtcgaactccaagagagagcaattttcacaatccattttttctcaaattatcaCCATCCTGAGCCCGTATCCTCCACTTTGTGAGATAAGATTTTACGCGAGCTTCTCTCCGTGacattttcgcatatttttccCACACGCCTTCTCTCCGTATCCACAAATACCGAAGAGAATCAGCACAGATTTTCGTgtttttattgcttattttctatgtaaattaatcaaactctcaccaggaataccactcgagaattctccccggtttttgatgagaaaatttccaatcgaaaatttcgtggataccaaataggcgagttccactcagagagttggcttttcccaTAAAATCAAATTCTCACAACTGGATGATACGGCCCGTGGTTGGTAAACGGTAAgacataggggaaatgcttctaattttgtccagtttcttattttggacactttgaggataacattggacactaaaaataaattgattaaaatgatggatttttattccaatatttgatgaataatgaattctatctaaatatttgttctttttggaatattttaacactaaatacgttaaaatttgaatatgatttgagttgaaattgctttgttgaaaattcagtgtgagcaattgcttacgagaaatatgacagaacttcgtggcttacttcagtcttatttagttttggtgaagtactaacaaagtttgttcgctgtttttgagtgatattattgaatattcattgaatattgtgttgattcacgttactgatgatttgtacatttgacctgaagtgagatttgccttgtgaattatatttttcgtgtgaaaaatgggaaattttttaagacattcaccagtgaggtgatgattcttattttggacaggtgtttttctaacgaaatttcgtgaagttttaacttttgtgatgactaggttggacaaatgcctggagaaataaaggagcatcatctctacgaaatagatgcagtgagaaatgccttgaaaggctcccggaaagggcagggaatgagcgaaaccgcacgtacttggagtaccgaagtcaactcactttaatgaatgatatggaaagtttctgggcttcttgtgacattccacgtttcccttacatgaccaggaagaggacttggtaagattggttcatgaaatgaagaacaatgggcatcctgttgaggcggattatctgtccaaatttacagacaagttgtaaaaattaataaccaagttgtccaaaataagagtcaaattcacctctacatatcaattcatttttaaacgtattaaaactaattttagtaaaaatgagatgataaatagcttgccaagtttctaaacaatccttctgaaaagagagtaacaagaaaagtcaattagtattgaaaatatggcacttcaaacttaggatatcgatgcttatatgcagactgtccaaaattataagcacttcccctattgaCTTCCTGTCTTTGGTGACCCCctcccacaagtcaacattttctagcgaactaacttacccaaatcatttgaaaactttcacgaatttattattgaaatattaaagcttaaattgaattattttatttaaagtaattttgctTTTTAGTCAATTgaaacataatgtaatttaatttaattttttttatgaaatcgtGAAacagagtaataaaaaaaattaatttgggcaggaaaaaattaaatttggtaatCAAATACtcaatttagagaaaattatagcggtgttatcacactttcaaattaaaattttaatgtgattcgcattaattgtcactggtaGGCATCCAAATGTGTGATTTGTGTCTCTGACTTACTtattaatatataaaatttcagctatttattgacaaaaaagtaGAATGGACCtgtaaaaattcatttaaattgatttatagcattattgcgaaaaattaatgtgaaatgCTTTAtgtcaatttaaatttgtttttgcaGGAAAAGCCTATGTTCTTATCAATAAGTAGAACgaactataaataataaatgGGTTTAAGGTACAAGTTATATGAATTTACACATGTGAAAATTGTGTTATGAAGAAAATATAGCTCACACTTCCAGTGAGATTATATTATCATTCATTATATTTTCAGCATATTTCTTTCTTACAAATTAttgtaaatgaataaaataatagaatagaATGATATAAGtataaaaattttcatgaaaaattttcatGCAAGTGATTTTTACTTGACATGGAACTATTTTATTAGTTCACTTACGTAAACTAAAactattttgcaaagatttagattt is from Phlebotomus papatasi isolate M1 chromosome 1, Ppap_2.1, whole genome shotgun sequence and encodes:
- the LOC129798974 gene encoding ctenidin-3-like → MRTTIVLLGLIVAVAFATEEQPAKLEDELKEVSAAAPTDLVRDKRTLKVLLKKKLGLLGGGLGGFGGGGYGGGGYGGGYKSYGGGGGWGGSGYGGGWGGSGYGGGWSGYGGGHGGGYGGGYGGGYGGGHSAKTIVVHVQPSYSSYGGGHGGYGGGGYSGGYGSGWTGGHGGGWNSYGSGYGGGYGGGYGSGWNTGGYGSGWNTGGWSGSGSGWGGSGSGWSSW